In Candidatus Limnocylindria bacterium, the following proteins share a genomic window:
- the ruvX gene encoding Holliday junction resolvase RuvX, whose product MRYLALDVGDRRIGLAVGDDTFGLARPLRTLARRNLEADLASLRELIAKEEVGALVIGLPLTLRGDDGPQAQRVRRFADACAALGLPVDLYDERFTTAEAARRGAADLDAGAATVLLEDFLSRRRAD is encoded by the coding sequence GTGCGCTATCTTGCGCTGGACGTCGGCGATCGCCGCATCGGCCTCGCCGTCGGTGACGACACCTTCGGCCTGGCGCGGCCGCTCCGGACGCTGGCGCGACGCAACCTCGAGGCCGATCTCGCGAGCCTCCGTGAGCTGATCGCGAAAGAGGAGGTTGGTGCTCTGGTCATCGGTCTTCCGCTGACCCTGCGCGGCGACGACGGGCCTCAGGCGCAGCGTGTGCGCCGGTTCGCCGACGCGTGCGCCGCGCTCGGGCTTCCGGTCGATCTCTACGACGAGCGCTTCACGACCGCTGAGGCCGCTCGCCGTGGCGCGGCCGATCTCGACGCCGGCGCGGCGACCGTGCTCCTCGAAGACTTCCTGTCGCGACGCCGGGCCGACTGA